One Phycisphaera mikurensis NBRC 102666 DNA window includes the following coding sequences:
- a CDS encoding aminotransferase class I/II-fold pyridoxal phosphate-dependent enzyme, whose translation MPTFQPFEQERVMSKFEFEVDYNLSESGSHPISLRELVGDDPELLETLLDTRLDYTHANGLRSLRENVSRLYPGSSADDVLITVGTVEANYNAIHSVCEPGDEIVVMMPNYLQAWGSAVNLGLDVKTFPLVEERGWAPDLDALRETVSPRTKMIAVCNPNNPTGRILTEEEMETIVEIADGVGAWLLADEVYRGAERVRDDYAPTFFGRYDKVLATGSLSKAYGLPGLRLGWVLGPQAMLDEIWARHEYTTISASMISNKLAAFALSPEVRPRIIERTRGFVRRGFPVLQQWVAEQGDTLRLTEPDAAAVAFCKYHHGIGSVELCERIREEQSVLLVPGAHFNAEGFVRISYGLPEEYLRAGLDRVATVLRSLEPAAVG comes from the coding sequence ATGCCCACGTTTCAGCCCTTCGAACAGGAGCGGGTGATGAGCAAGTTCGAGTTCGAGGTGGATTACAACCTCTCCGAGAGCGGCTCGCACCCCATCAGCCTCCGCGAGCTCGTCGGCGACGACCCCGAACTCCTGGAGACGCTGCTGGACACGCGGCTGGACTACACGCACGCCAACGGGCTCCGGTCGCTCCGCGAGAACGTCTCGCGCCTGTACCCCGGCTCGAGCGCGGACGACGTGCTGATCACGGTGGGAACCGTCGAGGCGAACTACAACGCGATCCACTCGGTCTGCGAACCCGGCGACGAGATCGTCGTGATGATGCCCAACTACCTCCAGGCGTGGGGCAGCGCCGTGAACCTGGGCCTCGACGTCAAGACCTTCCCGCTGGTGGAGGAGCGGGGCTGGGCGCCCGACCTGGACGCGCTCCGCGAGACGGTCTCGCCGCGGACGAAGATGATCGCGGTCTGCAACCCGAACAACCCGACCGGCCGGATCCTCACCGAGGAGGAGATGGAAACGATCGTGGAGATCGCCGACGGCGTCGGGGCCTGGCTGCTCGCCGACGAGGTCTACCGCGGGGCCGAGCGGGTGCGGGACGACTACGCCCCCACCTTCTTCGGCCGCTACGACAAGGTGCTCGCAACCGGCTCGCTGTCGAAGGCCTACGGCCTGCCGGGCCTGCGGCTGGGCTGGGTGCTGGGCCCGCAGGCCATGCTCGACGAGATCTGGGCCCGCCACGAGTACACGACGATCAGCGCCTCGATGATCAGCAACAAGCTTGCGGCCTTCGCGCTCTCGCCGGAGGTCCGCCCGCGGATCATCGAGCGGACCCGCGGCTTCGTCCGCCGCGGCTTCCCGGTGCTCCAGCAGTGGGTCGCCGAGCAGGGCGACACGCTGCGGCTGACCGAGCCCGACGCCGCGGCGGTCGCCTTCTGCAAGTACCACCACGGCATTGGCTCGGTCGAGCTGTGCGAGCGCATCCGTGAGGAGCAGAGCGTGCTGCTGGTGCCGGGCGCCCACTTCAACGCGGAGGGCTTCGTGCGGATCAGCTACGGCCTGCCGGAGGAGTACCTGCGGGCCGGGCTCGATCGCGTCGCGACGGTCCTCCGGTCGCTCGAACCCGCCGCGGTGGGTTGA
- a CDS encoding type II secretion system protein: protein MLPPLSLQGRPSRPGFTLIELLVVISIIALLVGILLPALGAARTAAKSMQCLSQIKQFGIAQFSYMNDRNGILAPAQWADADGGTSHWYESNEFMSRIPGVTNDSSFAGNDTYQEASNEAGFLVCPLDESVADRYTNPFWEANVSYGMNQAMGVDPSWYGGSPRETINYDSITSASEMMLMVDWVEIPRVNWPIAGTPYLVAYNDWFVPNIAGTPENNLKYADWHGGDASNDPNASQGNVNAAFMDGRAANVTFALDNPYYDTDLGSDFWMGGLQTLPDNTTSTYAGGRSPKY from the coding sequence ATGCTCCCGCCGCTCTCCCTCCAAGGCAGACCCTCCCGCCCCGGCTTCACGCTCATCGAGCTGCTGGTGGTGATCTCGATCATCGCCCTGCTGGTGGGCATCCTTCTGCCGGCACTCGGTGCCGCCCGCACCGCCGCGAAGTCGATGCAGTGCCTGTCGCAGATCAAGCAGTTCGGGATCGCGCAATTCAGCTACATGAACGACCGGAACGGGATCCTCGCGCCCGCGCAGTGGGCCGATGCGGACGGCGGCACCAGCCACTGGTACGAGTCCAACGAGTTCATGTCGCGGATTCCCGGGGTCACGAACGACAGCAGCTTTGCGGGCAACGACACCTACCAGGAGGCTTCGAACGAAGCGGGTTTCCTCGTCTGCCCGCTCGATGAGAGCGTCGCCGATCGTTACACGAATCCGTTCTGGGAAGCGAACGTGAGCTACGGGATGAACCAAGCGATGGGAGTCGACCCGAGCTGGTACGGCGGTTCCCCGAGGGAGACCATCAACTACGACAGCATCACTTCCGCATCCGAGATGATGCTCATGGTGGATTGGGTGGAGATCCCTCGCGTCAACTGGCCGATCGCGGGCACGCCTTATCTCGTCGCCTACAACGATTGGTTCGTCCCCAACATCGCCGGCACCCCCGAGAACAACCTCAAGTACGCCGATTGGCACGGCGGCGATGCTTCCAACGATCCGAACGCCTCGCAGGGCAACGTCAACGCGGCTTTCATGGATGGTCGCGCCGCCAATGTGACGTTTGCGCTCGACAACCCCTACTACGACACCGACCTCGGAAGCGACTTCTGGATGGGCGGCCTCCAGACGCTCCCGGACAACACCACCTCCACGTACGCGGGTGGACGGTCGCCTAAGTACTAG
- a CDS encoding ornithine cyclodeaminase family protein has product MAHAAPTATPAAGGAPRVLGFDAIAALLEGLPLVDAMEAGFVAYSRGDANVPPVGELLLPGGECHIKHGTIRGHPHYVVKVASGFPGNPALGLPAANGLMLLFDASTGAAVAVLLDRGLLTDARTAAAGALAARLLAPDRPDGSGAIGIVGTGAQARFQARWLLGVTSERRLRCWGRSAAKAQRLAEELRGIGFDAAASPDLGEMMAASSLVVTTTNAEDPLILPEHLHPGLHVTAIGSDAAHKQELHAGVLAEADAVVVDSRAQAALRGEVHRAVAAGTLSMERVVEIGEVAAGTRPGRIDERSVTVADLTGLAVQDLQIASAVVSADRAAQEPPP; this is encoded by the coding sequence ATGGCCCACGCCGCCCCCACCGCCACCCCGGCCGCCGGCGGGGCGCCCCGCGTGCTCGGGTTCGACGCCATCGCGGCGCTGCTGGAGGGCCTGCCGCTGGTCGACGCCATGGAGGCCGGCTTCGTCGCCTACTCGCGGGGCGACGCCAACGTTCCTCCGGTGGGCGAGCTGCTGCTGCCCGGCGGCGAGTGCCACATCAAGCACGGCACGATCCGCGGCCACCCGCACTACGTGGTGAAGGTCGCCTCCGGCTTCCCGGGGAACCCGGCGCTCGGCCTGCCCGCGGCCAACGGGCTGATGCTGCTTTTCGACGCGTCGACCGGCGCCGCCGTGGCGGTCCTGCTCGATCGGGGCTTGCTCACCGACGCGCGGACGGCGGCGGCGGGTGCGCTGGCGGCCCGGCTGCTCGCTCCCGACCGGCCGGACGGCTCCGGCGCGATCGGCATCGTGGGCACGGGCGCCCAGGCCCGCTTCCAGGCGCGGTGGCTGCTCGGCGTGACCTCAGAGCGCCGCCTCCGCTGCTGGGGCCGCTCGGCGGCGAAGGCCCAGCGGCTCGCGGAGGAGCTGCGGGGAATCGGTTTCGACGCCGCGGCGTCGCCGGACCTCGGCGAGATGATGGCCGCCAGCTCGCTGGTGGTCACGACCACCAACGCCGAAGACCCGCTGATCCTGCCCGAGCACCTCCACCCCGGGCTGCACGTCACCGCGATCGGGTCCGACGCGGCCCACAAGCAGGAGCTGCACGCCGGTGTGCTGGCGGAGGCCGACGCGGTCGTTGTCGACAGCCGCGCGCAGGCGGCGCTGCGGGGGGAGGTCCACCGCGCGGTCGCCGCGGGGACGCTGTCGATGGAGCGGGTCGTGGAGATCGGCGAGGTCGCGGCCGGCACGCGGCCGGGCCGCATCGACGAGCGAAGCGTCACCGTCGCCGACCTGACCGGGCTCGCCGTCCAGGACCTGCAGATCGCGTCGGCTGTGGTTTCGGCGGACCGCGCCGCGCAGGAGCCGCCGCCGTGA
- a CDS encoding DUF1611 domain-containing protein, translated as MRRPYLLFLGAATDPSDAKTAFGLRDWCRDDVAGQHRLPGCAVDLGLPELDPAAAAEAGVGSMLIGVAPVGGRVEEAWIAPLVSALRCGLDLVSGLHQRLEEVPEIAEAAKETGRDLHNVRHATRSFPVGTGRKRPGKRLLTVGTDCALGKKYTALAIAAELKRRGVDADFRATGQTGLMIAGRGVAIDAVVADFIAGAAEWLSPAADPDHWDVIEGQGSLHSPAYAGVSLGLLHGSQPDALVVCHDPGREHMVDLPHVPMPGVNEAAELAVMLAKRTNPAARVVGVSVNTSGLAEGRRGPVLAALRQETKLPVVDPMVEGVAELCDALSVPHHAAAGAA; from the coding sequence ATGAGACGCCCCTACCTGCTCTTCCTCGGCGCGGCCACCGATCCCTCCGACGCCAAGACCGCCTTCGGGCTGCGGGACTGGTGCCGGGACGACGTGGCCGGTCAGCACCGCCTGCCCGGGTGCGCCGTCGATCTGGGCCTGCCGGAGCTGGACCCCGCGGCCGCCGCCGAGGCGGGCGTGGGGTCGATGCTCATCGGCGTGGCGCCGGTCGGCGGCCGCGTGGAGGAAGCCTGGATCGCGCCGCTGGTCTCGGCGCTGCGTTGCGGGCTCGACCTCGTGAGCGGCCTCCACCAGCGGCTTGAGGAGGTGCCGGAAATCGCCGAAGCCGCGAAGGAGACCGGCCGCGACCTCCACAACGTGCGGCACGCGACGCGGAGCTTCCCGGTGGGCACCGGGCGGAAGCGGCCGGGCAAGCGGCTGCTGACCGTCGGCACCGATTGCGCGCTGGGCAAGAAGTACACGGCGTTGGCGATTGCCGCCGAGCTGAAGCGGCGGGGCGTCGACGCGGACTTCCGGGCCACCGGCCAGACGGGCCTCATGATCGCGGGCCGGGGTGTGGCGATCGACGCCGTCGTCGCCGACTTCATCGCCGGCGCCGCCGAGTGGCTGAGCCCGGCCGCCGATCCCGACCACTGGGACGTGATCGAGGGGCAGGGTTCGCTGCACAGCCCCGCCTACGCCGGGGTGTCGCTGGGGCTCCTGCACGGCTCGCAGCCCGACGCGCTGGTGGTCTGCCACGATCCCGGCCGCGAGCACATGGTCGACCTCCCGCACGTCCCGATGCCCGGCGTCAACGAAGCGGCCGAGCTCGCGGTCATGCTGGCGAAGCGGACCAACCCCGCGGCGCGGGTGGTCGGCGTGAGCGTCAACACCTCCGGCCTCGCCGAGGGTCGCCGCGGGCCGGTGCTCGCGGCGCTCCGCCAGGAGACGAAGCTGCCGGTGGTCGACCCGATGGTGGAGGGTGTGGCGGAGCTGTGCGACGCGCTGAGCGTCCCGCACCACGCGGCGGCGGGGGCCGCGTGA
- a CDS encoding prepilin-type N-terminal cleavage/methylation domain-containing protein: MPRRTNAPRRRGFTIVELLVVISIVALLIGILLPALAAARNTARRVGCAGQVRQSGLATMAYLADARDTFYQRGGGFSHTGPPPAPAGSLAMDWYTWAGRESGNLYAGPQGTFFNARVPRPLNRYLGDEVEVLRCPHDSGSFAFSGDRSHFDWVGNSYTFNALGHPDDPKPGAGLAGRRSGQIRETTRTPVYFDTTLHKARGEWHGDSGNMAFADGHVGFTALGLTVADSDHLWSVQD; the protein is encoded by the coding sequence ATGCCCCGCCGCACCAACGCCCCCCGCCGCCGCGGCTTCACGATCGTGGAGCTGCTGGTCGTGATCTCGATCGTCGCGCTGCTGATCGGGATCCTGCTGCCGGCGCTCGCCGCCGCCCGCAACACCGCCCGCCGCGTCGGCTGCGCTGGCCAGGTCCGCCAGAGCGGGCTCGCCACCATGGCCTACCTGGCCGACGCGCGGGACACCTTCTACCAGCGTGGCGGCGGTTTCAGCCACACCGGGCCCCCGCCCGCACCGGCGGGTTCGCTGGCGATGGATTGGTACACCTGGGCCGGCCGCGAGAGCGGAAACCTGTACGCCGGCCCCCAGGGGACGTTCTTCAACGCCCGGGTGCCCCGGCCGCTGAACCGCTACCTCGGGGACGAGGTCGAGGTGCTCCGCTGCCCGCACGACAGCGGCAGCTTCGCGTTTTCCGGGGACCGATCACACTTCGACTGGGTCGGCAACAGCTACACCTTCAACGCGCTGGGCCACCCCGACGACCCGAAGCCCGGCGCTGGACTCGCGGGGCGGCGGAGCGGCCAGATCCGCGAGACGACGCGCACGCCGGTGTACTTCGACACCACGCTGCACAAGGCCCGCGGCGAGTGGCACGGCGACAGCGGGAACATGGCCTTCGCCGACGGCCACGTCGGCTTCACCGCGCTGGGGCTGACCGTTGCCGATTCCGATCACCTGTGGTCGGTGCAGGACTGA
- a CDS encoding dipeptide epimerase yields MRLAPVSWPLVRPFRIARAEYRTVEALRLELHDGRGNRGRSEALGDDYHGESVASMRRQLEDSRARVEAGIQRVPLIEDFPRGGARHLLDAALWDLEAKRSGVPAWRAAGIGEPRRRVTAFTVGLGDGEELAAELRRVAGFPLLKLKVGGDDPRPLIERVRRTHPDAELILDANAAWSIAQLRSWLPALPGLGVSLLEQPLPPGEDEALADLDHAVPIAADESVDDTATLPPLIGRYDAVNIKLDKAGGLTEALRLADAAGAAGLAVMVGCMGGSSLAMAPAAVLAQRARWIDLDGPLLQREDVSPPIRYEAGWMGFPEPELWG; encoded by the coding sequence ATGCGGCTCGCGCCGGTGTCCTGGCCTCTGGTGCGGCCTTTCCGGATCGCCCGGGCCGAGTACCGGACGGTCGAGGCGCTGCGGCTGGAACTTCACGACGGGCGGGGCAACCGCGGCCGGTCCGAGGCGCTCGGCGACGACTACCACGGCGAAAGCGTGGCGTCGATGCGCCGGCAGCTGGAGGATTCCCGGGCGCGGGTGGAAGCGGGCATCCAGCGGGTCCCGCTGATCGAGGACTTCCCCCGCGGCGGCGCCCGGCACCTGCTCGACGCGGCCCTCTGGGACCTGGAGGCGAAGCGGTCGGGCGTGCCCGCTTGGCGGGCGGCCGGCATCGGCGAGCCGCGCCGACGGGTGACCGCGTTCACCGTCGGTCTCGGGGACGGCGAAGAGCTCGCCGCCGAGCTGCGGCGGGTCGCGGGCTTCCCGCTGCTGAAGCTCAAGGTCGGCGGGGACGACCCCCGGCCGCTGATCGAGCGGGTCCGTCGGACGCACCCCGACGCCGAGCTGATCCTCGACGCCAACGCCGCCTGGAGCATCGCCCAGCTGCGGAGCTGGCTCCCGGCGCTGCCCGGCCTCGGGGTGAGCCTGCTGGAGCAGCCGCTGCCGCCCGGGGAGGACGAGGCGCTCGCCGACCTCGACCACGCCGTGCCCATCGCGGCCGACGAGTCGGTCGACGACACCGCGACGCTGCCGCCGCTGATCGGCCGCTACGACGCGGTGAACATCAAGCTGGACAAGGCCGGCGGGCTCACCGAGGCGCTGCGGCTTGCCGACGCGGCCGGGGCCGCCGGGCTGGCGGTCATGGTCGGCTGCATGGGGGGCAGCTCGCTGGCGATGGCGCCCGCCGCCGTGCTCGCGCAGCGGGCCCGGTGGATCGACCTGGACGGGCCGCTGCTCCAGCGAGAGGACGTCTCGCCGCCGATCCGCTACGAGGCCGGCTGGATGGGCTTCCCCGAGCCGGAGCTGTGGGGCTGA
- a CDS encoding alkaline phosphatase family protein, with the protein MPQRLAQRVLLLGWDAADWKFARPMMERGEMPALTRLVSGGVSGNLATLRPILSPMLWNSIATGKRPFGHGIFGFTEPRPDGTGVRPVASTSRRCKALWNIASESGLRSHVVNWFASHPAEPVTGTVVSNRFADLAGKVGDDWPVPAHAVHPPARAGELAALRVHPGELDAGVVTPFMPTLKGHQLDPTNHRRLGHFLEAMAETLTTQALATHLLKEDDWDLGCVYFEGIDRFAHAFMEFHPPRMEHVGPRFFEMYSGVMTGVYRFFDMMLHALMQTVGEETTIVLCSDHGYQDGDLRPPGPAERSNPVSWHRPLGILAMSGPGVRPGRGVYGASLLDVAPTVLALLGLPPGLGFDGRPLLDTLPEGTPPVLPVDWEATAVEGSGMHPADHRGDPEQERQALRQLVELGYIADPGEDAAEAIRDTRIANTHREMTSYFDAERFDDAMRVAEAMAAEFPDEPRSWLSVAACHLKRGDADAAVRVLDGIATEEAEVAEQVEALRAQVAFAEGDEREMERRAAELPADPAQAAEVHRLRAQLALRRTDAGAAESAFRAVLAIDDADPAAHDGLAQVHLHRRDWEAAAEAALDAIGCAFFLPRAHLHLGMALANLGRDDEAIAALNVALHQHPGFARAHRLLECLHARNGRQDEAVRHRLALRGIGQPAPADRPDPTAPAEARSDDPDDLPPPDAGTVWVVSGLPRAGTSLAMQMLAAAGVPPLTDGRRQADESNRRGYFEHEAVTRLAEDAGVVADAAGRAIKVIHALVDRLPVGHAYRVLWMERDLDEVIASQRTMLRRQGRRAGDPTALRLAYEAGTRRAQNALARRADTRWIRVPHRALVERDPATLEAVAAFLGRPEAADAMTAAIDPSLYRERAAALAT; encoded by the coding sequence TTGCCGCAACGCCTCGCCCAGCGGGTTCTGCTTCTCGGCTGGGACGCCGCGGACTGGAAGTTCGCCCGGCCGATGATGGAGCGCGGCGAGATGCCCGCCCTCACCCGGCTGGTGAGCGGCGGCGTCAGCGGGAACCTCGCGACGCTCCGACCGATCCTCTCGCCGATGCTCTGGAACAGCATCGCCACGGGGAAGCGTCCCTTCGGCCACGGCATCTTCGGCTTCACCGAGCCCCGGCCCGACGGCACGGGCGTGCGGCCCGTCGCCAGCACCAGCCGGCGCTGCAAGGCGCTCTGGAACATCGCCAGCGAGAGCGGTTTGCGATCGCACGTCGTCAACTGGTTCGCCAGCCATCCGGCCGAGCCGGTGACCGGCACCGTCGTGAGCAACCGCTTCGCGGATCTCGCCGGGAAGGTCGGGGACGACTGGCCGGTGCCCGCGCACGCGGTGCACCCGCCGGCGCGGGCCGGGGAGTTGGCGGCGCTGCGGGTCCACCCCGGCGAGCTTGACGCCGGCGTGGTCACGCCCTTCATGCCGACGCTGAAAGGCCATCAGCTCGACCCCACGAACCACCGCCGGCTGGGCCACTTCCTCGAGGCGATGGCCGAGACGCTGACCACGCAGGCCCTCGCCACGCACCTCCTGAAGGAGGACGACTGGGACCTCGGCTGCGTCTACTTCGAGGGGATCGACCGCTTCGCCCACGCCTTCATGGAGTTCCACCCGCCCCGGATGGAGCACGTGGGGCCGCGCTTCTTCGAGATGTACAGCGGCGTGATGACCGGCGTGTACCGCTTCTTCGACATGATGCTGCACGCCTTGATGCAGACGGTGGGCGAGGAGACCACCATCGTCCTGTGCTCCGATCACGGGTACCAGGACGGTGACCTGCGCCCGCCGGGGCCCGCGGAGAGAAGCAACCCGGTCAGCTGGCACCGTCCGCTGGGGATCCTCGCGATGAGCGGCCCCGGGGTGCGGCCCGGCCGCGGCGTCTACGGCGCTTCGCTGCTGGACGTCGCGCCCACCGTGCTGGCGCTGCTGGGCCTGCCGCCGGGGCTGGGCTTCGACGGCCGGCCGCTGCTGGACACGCTGCCGGAGGGCACGCCGCCGGTGCTGCCGGTGGACTGGGAGGCGACCGCCGTCGAGGGCAGCGGGATGCACCCCGCGGATCACCGCGGCGACCCCGAGCAGGAGCGGCAGGCGTTGCGGCAGCTGGTCGAGTTGGGCTACATCGCCGATCCGGGCGAGGACGCCGCGGAGGCGATCCGCGACACGCGCATCGCGAACACGCACCGCGAGATGACCTCCTACTTCGACGCGGAGCGCTTCGACGACGCGATGCGCGTGGCGGAGGCGATGGCGGCCGAGTTCCCCGACGAGCCGCGGAGCTGGCTCTCGGTCGCGGCCTGCCACCTGAAGCGAGGCGATGCGGACGCGGCGGTGCGCGTGCTCGACGGGATCGCGACCGAGGAAGCGGAGGTCGCCGAGCAGGTGGAGGCGCTGCGGGCGCAGGTGGCCTTCGCAGAAGGTGACGAGCGGGAGATGGAGCGGCGGGCCGCCGAGCTGCCCGCGGACCCGGCGCAGGCGGCGGAGGTCCACCGCCTGCGGGCGCAGCTCGCGCTCCGCCGCACCGATGCCGGTGCCGCCGAATCCGCCTTCCGCGCGGTCCTCGCGATCGACGACGCCGACCCCGCGGCTCACGACGGCCTCGCTCAGGTCCACCTGCACCGTCGGGATTGGGAGGCCGCCGCCGAGGCAGCGCTGGACGCGATCGGATGCGCCTTCTTCCTGCCGCGGGCCCACCTGCACCTGGGGATGGCGCTGGCGAACCTCGGGCGCGACGACGAGGCCATCGCGGCGCTGAACGTCGCCCTCCACCAGCACCCCGGCTTCGCGCGAGCCCACCGCCTGCTGGAATGTCTGCACGCCCGCAACGGCCGCCAGGACGAGGCCGTGCGTCACCGCCTCGCGCTCCGGGGCATCGGGCAACCGGCTCCCGCGGATCGCCCGGACCCGACGGCTCCCGCCGAGGCCCGCAGCGACGATCCCGACGACCTCCCGCCGCCGGACGCCGGCACCGTCTGGGTGGTGAGCGGGCTGCCGCGTGCGGGCACCAGCCTCGCGATGCAGATGCTGGCGGCGGCGGGCGTCCCGCCGCTCACCGATGGCCGCCGCCAAGCCGACGAGAGCAACCGCCGCGGCTACTTCGAGCACGAGGCGGTCACCCGGCTGGCCGAGGACGCGGGCGTGGTCGCCGACGCGGCCGGCAGGGCCATCAAGGTGATCCACGCGCTGGTCGACCGCCTCCCGGTCGGCCACGCGTACCGCGTGCTCTGGATGGAGCGGGACCTCGACGAGGTGATCGCCTCCCAGCGGACGATGCTCCGCCGGCAGGGCCGGCGTGCGGGCGACCCGACCGCGCTCCGACTCGCCTACGAGGCCGGCACCCGCCGCGCCCAGAACGCCCTCGCCCGGCGGGCCGACACCCGCTGGATCCGGGTCCCGCACCGAGCGTTGGTCGAGCGGGACCCCGCGACGCTGGAAGCCGTCGCCGCCTTCCTCGGCCGGCCCGAAGCCGCCGACGCCATGACCGCGGCCATCGATCCGTCGCTCTACCGCGAGCGCGCCGCGGCCCTCGCGACCTGA
- a CDS encoding MFS transporter, whose translation MLGLAAALVVGTCVGQSFLLGQFKEPMQASLGIDGTRMALLYFVATLAGGLSLWPAGLAVDRLGLRRVCLLVLPALALSCWTTALAPSVAVLLAGILCLRMLGQGVMELLSGNTVAMWYHRRLGIASTVTSVAFALSLLVLPPLVQASIAAVGWRWTYGICGGAILACWPIVWLAFVGRPEEMGQAPDGVRRPPAAPTADAQRAAGLRGESLNVRQALRTRSFWILTVALAHYALALTAAVFCVNSVVKERGLPEEQGAWVISALGGAMAASYPVLGPLADRLHARWLQAFATLALCGAMIGLAATSRPRHLVLVGAALGVCISAQAAVGATAWVRRYGRDHLGSIRGVVQTTAVAGSSVGPLVLEALADGLASVPSVHAAAGGRYTAALWILAGVGVPVAAMAMLLRGGEAGVQTDPQDPNAGSRPRAPRTRPDTEQAADRRPL comes from the coding sequence ATGCTGGGCCTGGCGGCCGCGCTGGTCGTGGGGACCTGCGTCGGGCAGTCGTTCCTGCTCGGGCAATTCAAGGAGCCGATGCAGGCCTCGCTGGGGATCGACGGCACGCGGATGGCGCTGCTCTACTTCGTGGCCACGCTGGCCGGCGGCTTGTCGCTGTGGCCGGCGGGTTTGGCCGTGGACCGCCTCGGCCTGCGGCGGGTGTGCCTCCTCGTGCTGCCGGCGCTCGCGTTGTCGTGCTGGACGACGGCGCTGGCCCCGAGCGTCGCCGTGCTGCTGGCGGGGATCCTGTGCCTGCGGATGCTCGGCCAGGGGGTGATGGAGCTGCTGAGCGGGAACACGGTGGCGATGTGGTACCACCGGCGGCTGGGCATCGCGTCGACCGTCACCAGCGTCGCCTTCGCGCTGAGCCTGCTCGTGCTCCCGCCGCTGGTGCAGGCGTCAATCGCCGCCGTCGGGTGGCGGTGGACCTACGGGATCTGCGGCGGCGCGATCTTGGCCTGCTGGCCGATCGTGTGGCTCGCTTTCGTGGGTCGGCCCGAGGAGATGGGGCAGGCGCCCGATGGCGTGCGGAGGCCCCCAGCCGCCCCGACCGCGGACGCGCAGCGAGCGGCCGGGCTGCGAGGAGAGAGCCTGAACGTCCGGCAGGCCCTGCGGACGCGGAGCTTCTGGATCCTGACGGTGGCGCTCGCCCATTACGCGCTGGCGCTGACCGCCGCGGTCTTCTGCGTCAACTCGGTGGTGAAGGAGCGCGGCCTGCCCGAAGAGCAGGGAGCCTGGGTGATCAGCGCGCTCGGCGGGGCGATGGCGGCGAGCTACCCGGTGCTCGGCCCGCTGGCCGACCGGCTGCACGCGCGCTGGCTGCAGGCGTTCGCGACGCTCGCGCTCTGCGGTGCGATGATCGGGCTCGCCGCGACCTCGCGGCCGAGGCACCTGGTGCTCGTCGGGGCGGCGCTGGGCGTGTGCATCAGCGCCCAGGCCGCCGTCGGCGCCACCGCCTGGGTCCGCCGGTACGGACGGGACCACCTCGGCTCCATCCGGGGCGTCGTGCAGACCACGGCGGTCGCGGGCAGCAGCGTCGGCCCGCTCGTGCTCGAGGCGCTCGCCGACGGCCTCGCCTCGGTCCCCTCGGTCCACGCCGCGGCCGGGGGCCGCTACACGGCCGCGTTGTGGATCCTCGCCGGCGTCGGGGTGCCGGTCGCGGCGATGGCGATGCTGCTGCGCGGCGGGGAGGCGGGTGTCCAGACGGATCCCCAGGATCCGAATGCGGGTTCGCGTCCGCGGGCACCACGAACCCGGCCCGACACCGAGCAAGCCGCGGACCGTCGGCCTCTCTGA
- a CDS encoding PEP-CTERM sorting domain-containing protein: protein MPFPRDETSSPLGRLSAYGLAAVGVAGSASAAVVSVPITGTTTLPFVPGVDSLEYAFDLDGDLTADIAFNLADFGGDYNEKIFQIPPGGSGGGIFTDQDPGLLASLRINSFNEPSRQYAKVFSPGDVIGPATATGDVGFQADDGSQNLLVQLDDFAGYYVNNDASARPNPSLDSGILGFSFTADAGGTATNHFGYAVISYADGNKTPITLEGLFFESTPDTAITVPIPEPGSLALLAAGVAGLAGYRNRRAA, encoded by the coding sequence ATGCCATTCCCTCGCGACGAAACGTCCTCCCCCCTCGGCCGGCTCTCGGCGTACGGCCTGGCCGCCGTCGGCGTCGCCGGCAGCGCCTCCGCAGCGGTGGTGAGCGTGCCCATCACCGGCACCACGACGCTGCCCTTCGTTCCCGGTGTGGACTCGCTGGAGTACGCGTTCGACCTCGACGGCGACCTCACGGCGGACATCGCGTTCAACCTCGCCGACTTCGGCGGCGATTACAACGAGAAGATCTTCCAGATCCCTCCCGGCGGGAGCGGCGGCGGCATCTTCACAGATCAGGACCCCGGCCTGCTGGCGAGCCTCCGGATCAACAGCTTCAACGAGCCGTCGCGGCAGTACGCGAAGGTGTTCAGCCCCGGTGACGTCATCGGGCCGGCCACGGCCACCGGCGACGTCGGCTTCCAGGCCGACGACGGCTCGCAGAACCTTCTCGTCCAGCTCGACGACTTCGCCGGCTACTACGTGAACAACGACGCGTCCGCGCGGCCCAACCCGTCGCTGGATTCCGGCATCCTCGGCTTCTCCTTCACCGCCGACGCCGGCGGCACCGCCACCAACCACTTCGGCTACGCCGTGATCTCCTACGCGGACGGCAACAAGACGCCGATCACGCTGGAGGGGCTCTTCTTCGAGAGCACGCCCGACACGGCGATCACCGTCCCGATCCCCGAGCCCGGCTCGCTGGCGCTGCTCGCCGCCGGCGTGGCGGGCCTCGCCGGCTACCGCAACCGCCGCGCGGCCTAA